One Dasypus novemcinctus isolate mDasNov1 chromosome 1, mDasNov1.1.hap2, whole genome shotgun sequence genomic window carries:
- the LOC101415054 gene encoding probable ATP-dependent RNA helicase DDX5: MSGYSSDRDRGRDRGFGAPRFGGSRAGPLSGKKFGNPGEKLVKKKWNLDELPKFEKNFYQEHPDLARRTVQEVETYRRSKEITVRGHNCPKPVLNFYEANFPANVMDVIARQNFTEPTAIQAQGWPVALSGLDMVGVAQTGSGKTLSYLLPAIVHISHQPFLERGDGPICLVLAPTRELAQQVQQVAAEYCRACCLKSTCIYGGAPKGPQIRDLERGVEICIATPGRLIDFLECGKTNLRRTTYLVLDEADRMLDMGFEPQIRKIVDQIRPDRQTLMWSVTWPKEVRQLAEDFLKDYIHINIGALELSANHNILQIVDVCHDVEKDEKLIRLMEEIMSEKENKTIVFVETKRRCDELTRKMRRDGWPAMGIHGDKSQQERDWVLNEFKHGKAPILIATDVASRGLDVEDVKFVISYDYPNSSEDYIHRIGRTARSTKTGTAYTFFTPNNIKQVSDLISVLREANQAINPKLLQLVEDRGSGRSRGRGGMKDDRRDRYSAGKRGGFNTFRDRENYDRGYSSLLKRDFGAKTQNGVYSAANYTNGSFGSNFVSAGIQTSFRTGNPTGTYQNGYDSTQQYGSNVPNMHNGMNQQAYAYPATAAAPMIGYPMPTGYSQ; encoded by the coding sequence ATGTCGGGTTATTCGAGTGACCGGGACCGCGGCCGGGATCGAGGGTTTGGTGCTCCTCGGTTTGGAGGAAGTAGGGCAGGACCCCTATCTGGAAAGAAGTTTGGTAATCCTGGGGAGAAACTAGTTAAAAAGAAGTGGAATCTTGATGAGCTGCCCAAATTTgagaagaatttttatcaagaacaCCCCGATTTGGCTAGGCGCACAGTGCAAGAGGTGGAGACATACAGAAGAAGCAAGGAAATTACAGTTAGAGGTCACAATTGCCCAAAGCCAGTTTTGAATTTTTATGAAGCAAACTTCCCTGCAAATGTCATGGATGTGATCGCAAGACAGAACTTTACCGAACCCACTGCTATTCAAGCTCAGGGATGGCCAGTTGCTCTAAGTGGATTGGATATGGTTGGAGTAGCACAGACTGGATCTGGGAAAACGTTATCTTATTTGCTGCCTGCCATTGTCCATATCAGTCATCAGCCATTCCTAGAGAGAGGTGATGGGCCTATTTGCTTGGTGCTGGCACCAACTCGGGAACTGGCCCAACAAGTGCAGCAAGTAGCTGCCGAGTACTGTAGAGCATGTTGCTTAAAGTCTACTTGTATCTATGGTGGTGCTCCCAAGGGACCACAAATACGTGATTTGGAAAGAGGTGTGGAAATCTGTATTGCAACACCTGGAAGACTGATTGACTTTTTAGAGTGCGGGAAAACCAATTTGAGAAGAACAACCTATCTTGTCCTTGATGAAGCAGATAGAATGCTTGATATGGGCTTCGAACCCCAAATAAGGAAGATTGTGGATCAAATAAGACCTGATAGGCAAACTCTAATGTGGAGTGTGACTTGGCCAAAAGAAGTAAGACAGCTTGCTGAAGATTTCCTGAAAGACTATATTCATATAAACATTGGTGCACTAGAACTGAGTGCAAACCACAATATTCTTCAGATTGTAGATGTGTGTCATGATgtagaaaaagatgaaaaacttATTCGTCTAATGGAAGAAATCATGAGTGAGAAGGAGAATAAAACCATTGTTTTTGTTGAAACCAAAAGAAGATGTGATGAGCTTACCAGAAAAATGAGGAGAGATGGGTGGCCTGCCATGGGTATCCATGGTGACAAAAGTCAACAGGAACGTGACTGGGTTCTAAATGAATTCAAACATGGAAAAGCTCCTATTCTGATTGCTACAGATGTGGCCTCCAGAGGGCTAGATGTGGAAGATGTGAAATTTGTCATCAGTTATGACTACCCTAACTCCTCAGAGGATTATATTCATCGAATTGGAAGAACTGCTCGCAGTACCAAAACAGGCACAGCATACACTTTCTTTACACCTAATAACATAAAGCAAGTGAGCGACCTTATCTCTGTGCTTCGTGAAGCCAATCAAGCAATTAATCCCAAGTTGCTTCAGTTGGTTGAAGACAGAGGTTCAGGTCGTTCCAGGGGTAGAGGAGGCATGAAGGATGACCGTCGAGACAGATACTCTGCAGGCAAAAGGGGTGGATTTAATACCTTTAGAGACAGGGAAAATTATGACAGAGGTTACTCTAGTCTGCTTAAAAGAGATTTTGGGGCAAAAACTCAGAATGGTGTTTACAGTGCCGCAAATTACACCAATGGGAGCTTTGGAAGTAATTTTGTGTCTGCTGGTATACAGACCAGTTTTAGGACTGGTAATCCGACAGGTACTTACCAGAATGGTTATGATAGCACTCAGCAATATGGAAGTAACGTTCCAAATATGCACAATGGTATGAACCAACAGGCATACGCATACCCTGCTACTGCAGCTGCGCCTATGATTGGTTATCCAATGCCAACAGGATATTCTCAATAA